The Paenibacillus yonginensis genome segment TCGTACCTGGATGACTATGGTGAGCCTTCTTCTGCTGTTCTGGTTAGCCAAACATACTTATGCTGCTGGCAGGAATTATTTGAAGCGATGGGTTCGGTACTTGTTTATTTTCCTAGGTTTAATTACGCTGCATGAGCATCTGATTGTCTGGGTGTTGAGATTAACCGGCATTCGGCTCTTGAGCGAGCATGTATTGCCTGATAAAGAGCACAGCTTAGTTGTTTTATCAGCTGTCTATATGCTGCTGCTGAGCGTATTCGTTATGTTCCTCTATTTTTCAAGCATTCGCTGGGGATGGAAGCTGCTGCTGCTGGCTATTCTTTATTTTGGACATTGGCTGGCAGCCCGCTATAATTTGATTCTCTATAAAGAGAGCTGGATGTGGATCGCTTCATCCATTTCAATTTGGAGTATGTATGGATTTACATTCTTGCTCGACAAGCTGTACGGGAGTTCCCCTGAACCCAAACCTTAATATCGGATGCAACTCCTCACCCGCCAAACCAAAGGATCTGTCCTGTATTGGCGGGTTCATTTCTCCCCTACGAATTTATCCTGTAATTCTAATTTTATTATGGGATAATTTAGGAAAACGGAAGAGGGGCGACTATAAAAGATGGGAACGATGATAGATTCCGTACCGGTCATCGAGATCAAAGATCTCAGAATGAGATACGGAGCAAGATTTGTGCTGAATGGCATTGACCTTACGGTGCATGCAGGCCAGATTATCGGTTACATAGGACCCAATGGAGCGGGCAAAAGCACAACTGTAAAAATCATGCTCGGCCTTGTGCAGGGCTATACTGGCGAGGTGCGTATTTTTGGGCAGGATATTGCCAAGGCTGGGCCGGATTACAAAAGCAGGATAGGTTATGTGCCCGAGGTGGCTGACCTTTACGATACGCTTACGGCACGTGAATATCTGACGTTTATAGGCAGGCTTTACGGGCTGGAGGCGCAGGAGGCTGAATTCAAGGGGCTGCAGATGGCGGATATTTTAGGACTGAGAAATGCTTTTGACAGCCGAATCTCTTCTTACTCCAAAGGAATGAAACAGAAAGTGATGCTGATCTCAAGCCTGCTGCATAATCCGGATATTCTATTTCTGGATGAGCCGCTGAGTGGTCTTGACGCCAACAGCGTGATGGTGATCAAGGAGATTCTGGAGCTGCTGGCCCGGCAGGGCAAATCCATTTTTTATTCTTCTCATATTATGGATGTTGTGGAAAAGGTCAGCAGCCGCATTATTTTGTTAAATGACGGGCGGATTGCGGCCGATGGCAGCTTTGAAGAGCTGAAGGAGCAGAATCTGGAGAGCAGCCTGGAGGATATTTTTACACAGCTTACCGGATTTGATGAACACCGCAGTTTGGCGGAACGTTTTGTTGCAGCCGTGAACGAGGTGAGGTCATGAAGGAATTTCGAATTTTGAAGCTGCTGGATAAAATACGGGTCCCGCTTGAGAAAACGGGTGTCCAATACCCGGAATTAAGGCTTATTTTACAGGTTAAGCTGACGATGGACGGCCGGAGGGTTCCAACGGTTGGAGCCAACATGTTCTCTCGAGGCAGAGAGCGCGACCTGGATCGTCGTTTATCCGGCAACGGCTCGGCAGAGGAGGCTGGTTCCGGCAACCGGTTTATCCGCTCCCTGTGGCTTTACGCGTTAATTGGACTTGTGCTTCTGCCATTTATTCTAATGGGCGACAATTATTTGTTTCAGATGAGTGTGATCTTTTCGATTCTTTTTTTTATGGTTACCAGCTCGCTGATTTCCGATTTCTCTTCAGTGCTGCTGGATATCCGGGATAAAACGATTTTGGTATCCAAGCCGGTTAACGCAAAGACCATCAATCTGGCTAAAATGATCCATATCCTGATTTATTTGTTTTATATTACGGCGGCTGTAACGGTTCCTTCGCTGCTTGCGGCTGTTTTTAAACATGGAATCGGATTTTTGCTGCTTTATTTGGCCGAAATCATCCTTATGGATTTCTTCATTGTTGCCTTGACAGCTCTGCTGTATTTCCTGGTCCTGCGTTTCTTTAACGGAGAGGTTCTTAAGGACATCATTAATTATGTGCAGATCGGTCTGACCATCGTCTTGACGGTGGGCTACCAGCTTGTGTTTCGTTTATTTAATCTGTCGTCGGGATTGGCGGTTCATTTCGAGCCGAAAATTTGGCAGTATTTCCTGCCTCCCGTCTGGTTTGCCGGCGCTTTTGAAGTGCTGTTTAACGGAAAACATGCAGAGATTTATCTTTCTTTCGCTCTGCTCGCGCTGCTGGTGCCCATTCTGTCTTTGGCTGTGTATACCCTGCTGATGCCCCGCTTTGAACAGCATCTTCAGAAGTTGTCCGAGCAGGGAGAGGGAGGGCGGCGAAAAACCTCCCGTTTCTATAGACGGATAGGTTCATGGGTTTGCCGTACTAAGCAGGAGGCGGTGTTCTTCGACTTTGCTTCGATCATGCTGGGACGGGAACGGGATTTCAAATTAAAGGTTTATCCATCCCTTGGCTTGTCTATTGTATTCCCGTTTATTTTTCTGATTACGAACTTTAGAACGGGCTCCAGCTGGGCCGAAATTTCGTCCGGGCAGAGCTACCTGTTTATCTATTTATGCACCATTATGGTGCCGACGGTAGTTATGACGCTGAAATACTCGGGAAATTATAAAGGGGCCTGGATT includes the following:
- a CDS encoding ABC transporter ATP-binding protein, encoding MGTMIDSVPVIEIKDLRMRYGARFVLNGIDLTVHAGQIIGYIGPNGAGKSTTVKIMLGLVQGYTGEVRIFGQDIAKAGPDYKSRIGYVPEVADLYDTLTAREYLTFIGRLYGLEAQEAEFKGLQMADILGLRNAFDSRISSYSKGMKQKVMLISSLLHNPDILFLDEPLSGLDANSVMVIKEILELLARQGKSIFYSSHIMDVVEKVSSRIILLNDGRIAADGSFEELKEQNLESSLEDIFTQLTGFDEHRSLAERFVAAVNEVRS